The Salvia splendens isolate huo1 chromosome 20, SspV2, whole genome shotgun sequence nucleotide sequence AAAATGTTTATACGAACAACGAAGTAAAATCTTTCCGTGAgggattgatttcgagttgagaagagtatttgctaatgtttgagaaaagaacgagttttgatgaggggcgatggattgtttgttttacatgaaagatgaaagtggatgttcaagtatgttttgagttttgagtcaaaacttttactctaaagttgaaagtgagatgtgaaaattttgaggaaagtgtgaaagtctgaagaaaattttatttcaaaagtttggAACGATAATgtgaagtgtgaaagtgttGTGTATTATAGTACTTGTTGTGATAGTTTGTTATCTACGAGATGATGAAATGTgtcgtgaacttagagtgccgaaGATGTAGGCCTAGTTGACCATGCGGACCGTAGTTCTAAATTGAAAACTCACCTATTGCTTTTCCGAGCGATGCAAACGAACGAGAATGGAAAGTGGGGCGAAATTTCTAAATTATCGAGATATGAGACGAGAGGATCTAGATAGAGGATGGAGACCGGTGGACCATTAAACTTTTTTCAGTTTCTTGGAATAACGCGAACTGTTGGAGCAAGCTTAATGTGTGAAACACGTATTAATTAATGGTCTAATTACGTTGAAGTATGAGGTATATTATGAAATTGTTGGTGGGAGTGAAATATGACGCTATGAACTTTgtatgcgaacatagagtgcctaagaagtatgttaGATTGAATCATATCgaatttagttgttgacaactgcaatatcacttttccgagtgataggACAAATAGAAATATGTGGTGTGAACTTGAACTTTATTgaatgattacaaattcagTATTGTCATTCCCTGAATGACAAGAACAAGAAGAATGCGAAAAGACGTAGTAtatgataaagagtttaagaaaagaagaagtgcaaATTGAAGAGATGTTCCAAACGAGAAAATGTTCGAGGCAAGACGAGATACGAAATGATGTAATCCTACAATAGAGGTAGAGATCATACCTGCGATCTAATAAGATAAATCCAATCTTAAGTCAAAAGTGGCGATGCGACGAAAACGACCGCTATAGCATGTTGAGAGCGCGAGAATAACTACAACGTTTTAAGAGAATGACTGTTATCACgtgcaaagaatattatgaagatatggctttcGACTACTGTTATTAGTCGTAATgacacgatgaatctcaacttgaaGTCCAAGGTTTCTTAGTATGATGTTATCATGTTCAGGCTCACGAAGAATGGACTAGGGAGCGCGAccttcgtagctagaatgaacgattttaaatcaacagtacttacttggattctaagttcttttCGATACGTATTGaataaccgtgagcccttgCCTATTTAATCACATTGGTTGACTCATGTTTTGCAAGTAATgcccattattattatttttttcctatatcgagtcatgactcaatttcagttcttgaaaattggtGCTTGCATTGGtaactttggacatcttgattagtggtcttctttgattcatcttccgtaaggaaaatattttgaccttatgagcttctgtcattgaacttcattcctaaagttgtttgctgttatgaccttcagtatgatcacatctctcatacatgtttcttcaaaggatgaaatattcttcttggaacttttgtacaccttttttatttcgtaactataTATGTGGCAAGTTCTTCCTTGTAGAAGcgaaattcttttttttcttgctCAGTTTCACttcatatattgtttcatgctcaatgatttttctttcagcaacaccaagttaaggctatcgtgttctctttttccttaacgtgtttgatctagctgattttcctaaaaagttcacttcatgttggttgcaaacctgtgaaaccattgatgtgatttcattattcaataacctgatgtcgtcgaaccatgattagtgctactttatgacatttgtctatgcttctaaatcctcccacgattgatcatctcatgtcatgacatgtttgaaccatcattcattgatgccgagattttgcaaatttgatttgacaattgaaatatcttatttggcagcctactatgaAATTTGAGACTTAATTCAGTTTTATCCTGTTTTCAAGACttatctcatattctttcgagctctcatcagaagtaaagtcTCAAGCTTTATAGTTTATCTGAAACCTTAATTCCCAAAATGAACATGATAAGTTCAATGGAACTTAGACCCTGCCTTATTATTCTTCAAACCAATTTTtgcaagttggtgatgagatctaaaagagtcgagctagaaatgttgttcttgttttcttgattaattctgcagcctttctgattaagacactTTCGGCAGTGTTGCTACATttttgaaatcagttcatatccaagtaagacggcttgatcaatttttgagttcttgatattagacttggaggaaagggtgaggttgagcttttcgaatgcacacggggaataagtttctataatcagacatgcgtaaaagtgatACACTAACCAGAGGCATCGATATAACCAAGAACACGAGGTGTTCAATTTTCAGCTTTTACGTACCGCTTATAGCGAGCTGCTAAGGAATCGAATATTATGCTATACATCTAGATATTAGATCTTGAGAAACAAAATGTGGTGAAAATGCTTTAACGACCAATAACCTTTTAGTGCTATACGAGATACCTATATATGTAGTTGATTGATAcaaggaagctgcttggaaatTGGATTACAAGTTAATGGAGAAATATTTTATTCGAAGgatgtaagcaaatttcgggacgaaatttttgttaagatgggtagattgtaataccccgattttttttctatctttttagtTGTTCTTGAAGGGCATCGCTTGTGTAGCCGAAAAATTTCCTTCAATTCTTTTAGATGTTGATGGAAAGATCTATACATAAATATTCAAGAATTTTTCCTGCCAAAACCAGTTTTACAGTGTGTCGTGTAGTTgttgaatttaatataatactTGTATTATAACTAAGATAAAATCTATAATTAATTGTAATGTTATTATCAGTTGTGTTGGCCCAATTCTTATTGGCATCAGTCCACTAGGTGTGGCCCATTGACGATTTCATTCCTTTAAGCAGAGAAAAAGCCCAAGAAAACTCTTCATCTCCATTTCTCACATTTACAGCTATTTACAGTCGGGCACGCTCGGTCTTCATTCCTCATTCGACCTTTTCCATAAAGAATTATTCAAACTCCACGATTCATCATATTCAACCAATTCCAAGGGAAATCCAGAACTAAATTTCAGAGAGAGAGACGACAGAAGGGGACAACAGCTGCGTGAAATCGGCGATGGAGAAGTCGAGAGCACAGCGGCGCTGTGACAGAGAGGGGAGAAAGATGGGGGCTGCCGGTGGATCACGAGCTGTCGGTGTACGGTGACAACAGCCGATAGCAGTAGTGGCTGTATCACGACGGCAAAACGGAGAGCAGAGTGAGATGGCTTCGGTTATGCTTTGACTTCGACAGATGGCAGTAGGCGACGGATGagagaaaatgaaaagagaGAGGATGCAATGGCTTCGGTGATGCTTTGACTTCGGCAGATGGCAGTAGGCGACGAATGAGAGAAAGGAAAAAGAGAGAGGATGCGAGGCGGCGAAAAGGAGAattcaaattcataaattaaacgAACAAGATTGGGGAAGTAGCGACCGCGAACAGCAGCGGCGTTAAGCTCTGCTTGACGACGAACGGTGGACAGAGACGTCGAGTCCATGGCGGCGGCGTACCCCGAGCAAAAGGAAAGTTAGTAGCAGCGGCACTGCGTTTTGACGAAGGAAGCGAGATGGAGAAGTTGGGCAGCGATGCTGTTTTTCGGAGCTGCCGAACCGAGAAAAAGGGGGAGCCCTGCGACCTTTGCGACGTTGAGAAGCCCGAGAGAGAGATGGGAACAGAGCAGCAACGACGAGCCCTCAATTTGGAGTACGAACAACAACCGCTGGAGAGAAAGATGGAGAGAAAGATGCAGTGCTGATTTGATTATGAattcaaagaaaaaaagaaaggatGTGAGGCAGCGACAGAACGAGATCCACTTCGGGCTGAACCGATGTGGAGCTGCGACGGAGGAAGGGTGAATCAACGAGTAGCAGCAGCAGCTCCTGCTGCGTCGCGACATCGGCGGCGGTGGTGCTGTGTTTTGCCGGCGACAATCAGCGAAGGAGAAGAGAGTGAAGAATGTGTTGATTGGGATTTTTTTGAGAAATAAATAGAGAGAGCAAGAGATGGAATTGAGAGGGAGACGAGAGATAACAGATAGaaaaagagttgatgggaaataAGGTTAGGAGTTCTTATTGTCATGCTTGGGCCTCTTTCTTTATTTGATTGGGCTGGAGGATTTTAAATCAAGGATTTCAAATCTGCACGtgtattaatttaattgggCAAGCTAGACATGTGATGATGGCTAAATTTATGAGTAACACGCGAGAATTTCCGAATTTCTCAAGAAAGATCGAAGGGTAAGATTTAGCATCACGTATGATGCATGCTTTgtttaaattcaatttatttctcCTAGAGTCTAATCTGTAGCATATTATGTTCTTTCAAAAGGGGATCATTTTTTTGGCACGCTTTTCAAGGACAGAATGAAACACAAGTTAaagctttaaacgaacgaggtgggctctATTGCGTAAACtcctttatttgcaatgatatgtatatggtgaaataagggttgtttaaatgttatgtcatgccgtattttatgttttgaattgcttatctgattgtctactagaataatattctactagactttgatggttaatgaattcgggtctaactagggtctatgccctacttaggctagtgcactgatggggatcgtgagccgtcctatgggtcggccggtccagtgatcgagtttgtggccacattcacgtttcacatgatggttcagatatggtacatgatgggggatgaCGATGATATTTGCCTGCGCAGGCacctttttatggaaatgattttagtgtttctcggtattttaaagtaaaacccgagtttcactcaacggtggcttgacataactttattgatgaaatgtattttgggcatgagttcactgagtgcatcaagtactcagcccctgcatgtgttttttctatatgcaggttgagcgttgacgaggacggaggatgttgagcatttggacaaagaccgcattcaataaatgttccggttgctattgtgtcttcatatatagtagtagctaactctcaaatgcttccgctacgcCAAGTTTTAAAACTCTTATGTTTCTTTACTCTGTTGGACTATTCTCATATATCCTTGTGGCGGTGGATTATgtgtcgaaatggatagaggccaaggctacTACCTCTTGTGAAGCCGGTGAGGTGGCCAAATTTCTCAAGTCTAATATTTTTAGTAGGTATGGAGTGCCTAGGGCTGTTATTTCGGATCAAGGAACTCACTTCCGGAACCGAAcgattgaagctctaatgaaaaaatatggagtccaccacaggttgtccacaccatatcatcctcaatctatcgaccaggcagaaatatcaaatagggagatctAAGCAATACTAGAAAAGACGGTGAACCCgtcaaggaaagactggagtaagaggcttgacgacgcactatgggcttacagaACAACATATAAAATGCCCATTGGgatgtctccttacaggttagtgttcggcaagatgtgccacttgCCTGTTGGACTGGAGCACAGGGAATACTGGGCGGTCAACGAGATTAACATGAACCCTCAAGCTTGTGAGGAAGAAaggaaactgcagctccagGAGCTGGTAGAATTGAGGCttgataagaatctccggaccaaggaaaaGACTAAActctggcatgataagaatctccggaccaaggaactacaagttgggcagaaagttttCCTATTCCAGTCCAGGCTTAAGCTGATGCCAGGAAAGATAAAGTCCAAGTGGATCGGACCACATACTATCGTTGgccttcgtgcaaatggagcagtagagatccaaggAGGTGCCTCGAATTCCGTGCATTTCCTCGTCAATGGTCATCgcgtgaaggtatttagggataactcggagcaGTGTGTAGTGGACAAAGTGCCtttacgcgcactccctgatatctcCTAACCACtttaggaaggaagtgttcttaaAGAAATCCTAGGTCAAGTAAATTGAAAGTTTTTTTATCCATACCCTGACCCAGGGAATCTCAAGAATACTTGAAagaaagtgtaaatatttaatcacttttctttaaacaagaaaatcccaaacaaagtaaaaaaataataatcatccaaaaatattttcgaaataccagactccgtAGGCAACTTGAGTTATCATTTGTTAAACCCTTGACCTGGGAGTCAGGcgtttcaatttcatttttttttcttctaagtGTGGAATTGCAGAGAGCATTTACATGGGGCAGGGAATTGAGAAAcaaaaaattttggagggaggtggcgccggttcgaatttcaaatgATGACTTTATGGGGAGACGTACGGTTGCTCGCGTCAggcctgcaaccgcctgcaaaaCCATCCCAGTCCATACCTACCGGCTATTTCCGTGCTTTCacttttattttccatttcatATTCACTCTCTATCTAAAAATTCCCAAAATCACTCTCTATCTAAAAAACACTCTCTCTCGCAATTTCCGTTTTTTACTAACCCTAAACGGAGTATTTTTCTTCCGAGCATCTTGTCCCAGATGTATTTTGAAGTTTAGTTTGAACATGAACATTATGATTACAACCTTGTTGTTAGAACACGTATTGGCCGTGGCCGTGttgtgtaataacgtattggttaacatcatattgtttatgatagagttattatgaattattctgttattGGAAGTCATTTGATTAAGAAAACACAGATGAAAACACATTTGAAAAGGAAAATACAGATTAAAACTTGTATGAAGATAAATTGCAGTATGAAGATATGAAATTGAAAACTCACTTTGGATTAAAACATGAAAAGGTAGCagagggaaggagggagaagagcaaTGAGTCTGAGATCAGAACTCGGTGTGCTTTTCTACATTCCAGACCTCTTATTTATAGCCAACAACCCTGGCTACATAGGAGTACAGTATCTTACAAATACGTAAGCAGTGACGAAAATCACACTAATTTACATAGTACTATTACAAAAAgtcactattcactattcactattcacacgATTTTTACATAACTATAATAGAAAGTAGCCGTCATTCCTGACTTTTGAGAAGCTTTTGAAAGTATCTTTTGAAGGATGGCcgtaacttttgacatttgaGAAGAGAGCTTTTGAAGAGGGTGACCCATGAAGCAATTATGCTGCCAATATGATATTGATTAGCCGAATCCTGTTTTTGCAACGTTTGATGTATTGACAacgtctccattcttcatcatcatagTAGAAATCCATATGATGACTTCTTTTGAAGCGGTACTTATACATTTCCTCAAGACATCTTTCTTCATTAATAATCGCCGCCTGGAGCCATCTGAGCTCTGATCTAAAATCGAACCGTTGGAAGGGATGCATCGTTCAGGCTGCAGTCATAATGGAGATAATTTTGAGAGTTCTTTTCATCCTTTTGATCCTATTGACTCTATGGAAAATGTCATCAATTGTTTCtctaataaaaggaaattccaCTTCTTCAGGAGGGGCTTCGAGAacaatttttactatttctgaGAGAGAGGTAACCATATCGGTATCAATTTTGATATTGTCAACAAGAAACCTAGAATAGGCTTCAGTATTCTTTCTTCTAAAGTAACCTGTCATCAGAAATCAAAGGGGTCTTGACCCCCAATAGGATCAGAAGAGACTGATTCTTCAGACCTGGACTTTGAAGAGACAGACTTTTGAgccaaaaattcaaagaaatcccTTTTGAGATGTTCTGGGAGATTATCCATGAAACTTCCAGGTTTTGATTCTGTTTTGCTAAATTTTTCTGGTTTTTCTGCTTTGTCTTTTCCTTTATGATCTCTTTGGAAAACCGCCTTTTCTCCAGTGGTAAAGAATTTTTTGACAGCCGGTTCAGTTCTAATATGATTTTGAAACCTAGCCTACCATTTGATTCTGAAGACTCTTGTTAAAGAGTAAGGAGAAGGATCCGGATAGATTTTCTCAAAGTTAAAATCCCAAGAAAAGATCCAAGGTACTTTGAACTCAGCATGGAACatgataaatttttgaaaatttttgagggTAGAGTATTCCGCAAAGGCGTGAAAACCCTTTTGAATGGAAGATCCtattttcctccaccaatcaGAAAACCAAATTGGAAATTGTTTCTCACAGTTATGGTGAAAGGCCATGAACCAGGAGTGGTTATAATATCTTAATAAGAAAGCTCTAAACCAAGCATTCTTATAGTCGATATAATTATACCCCTGAGCTGGGTGATTGAAGGTTTTGAATTCACTAAGGCCACCAAAGGTGGTTGTGGTATGGACTTTTTTGATAATGCATTTTGAATACTCAATCTCTTTGGATATGTTGTAATTATGAGTTATTTCCACTGAATCAGAATCAACaagaataaactcataatacttttgGTCCTTTAGGCAATCATCTGATTCCCAGAGTTGGGAAGGATTTGGAAAACGGTTTCTAATGAAATCAGTTTGAGAGAGTTTGGCTGGAAAATCAGTGAAAGGGGTCATCCCACAATCTTCATGCCActcttttggaaaatatttgaattcttcaggagcattagggatttgaatattAGCGGCCTTTGGAATATTTGAGGTAAGGACAGTATTATAAGGGATTTCGGGAGTATTTTGAAGTGGGGAAAATCTGtttgaaataatttgatttgaaaggTGTCTTTGATTGGGTTTTTGAGGAGTGAGGGGAGCCGAGGATGAAATCAAGGCCTTTGAGGTTTTGTTTGAGGGGAAGATTTCATAATCTTTGACACTTTGTTTCTTGGACATCCTAGAGTCCGTCATTGTGACCTTGTAAAAATTCTCTGGTTAGgaaatcaggtagagaattattttctccttttatgaactcaatttcaaaatcaaagacagataaaatggcttgccatctggcaaatatttgttttgagacaatattttgaacatcttttgtgaggacttcttttgcagatttgcaatcaattctgattaaaaatcttttgttataaaggtcgtcttgaaatttttgaatgcataaaactatggacaaaatttcttttttgataacaGAATAATTCATTTGCGCATTATTCCAGATACCAGAATGGTATCTTACCAGTTGCTCTTTTGAATCCagcttttgttttaatatcccCCCATAGCCTATGTTTGAAGCATCTGTTTCAATAATCATGAAGGCTTTTGGATTAGGAATACCTAAACAAGGTAGAGTTTTGACCTGctgttttatgattttaaccACATTGGTATATTCTTCTGTCCAATTTGAAGgatttttcctaagtctttgATAGAGAGGTTTACAAGTCTCCCTAAGGTTGGGAAAGAAATCTGAGATGTAATTTAAACATCCTaaaaatctttgtaattgattcTTCTCTTTTATCTCATCAGGAAATTTGTCTGTAAAGGATATGGATCTACTGATGGGTCTAAAAGctcccttttcaatctcatgaCCTAAGAATCTTATATTAGTttggaaaagtttcatttttggagtagAAATAACTAATCCATTTCTTTCAATGGTTCTTAAGAAGattcctaaatgttttatatgttgatcaagatcttgggaaaagatcaaaacatcatctatgtagacaaTGCTAAATTGACTATGAGGATTTAAGatatcattcataattttttgaaattccgaAGGAGCATTTTTGAGACCGAAaggcattacattccattcgTAATGTCCAAAGGGAACTGTGAAGGCAGTTTTATATCTATCCTTCTCAGCGATTTGAATTTGCCAAAACCCGGATTTAAGATCGAATTTGGAAAAGATTTTTGCATTATAAAGCCTGTTTATCAGATCTCTTTTATTAGGAATTGGATGCCTAATCCATTGTAAAACATTATTGAGAGGCTTATAATTAATAACAAGTCGGGGAGTTCCCCTTTCTAATTCTGCTTGTTTCATGACATAGAAAGCAGAACAGCTCCAAGGAGAATTTGAGGGTCTAATAAGTTTTTTATCAAGTAAGTCTTTAACTTCTTTTTTACACACTTCAAGAAGTTCTTGATTCATTTGAATGGGTCTTGACTTCGTAGGGATTTTACTTTCGTGGAAATCTTCTTCATAAGGTAAATTAATTACATGATGCTTTCTTTCCCAGAAAGCATTGGGGACTTCATTACAAACCCTTTTGATAAaactattttctatttctttgatttttgaaacaaatctaggatttttgagttgttcttcaattttttggaaaggaatttcttctttaaggtaacttatttgtttttgtttttgggttatcttattgatttgtttgaagatagaacttctttgaaggttaaggatttcttgtttcaaaatgggggagatgaaattaaattttaattctctTCCTTGGATATTGGTGGTAATGCCActatcatcaacactaaaaggATAGATTTGAGTTAAGAAAGGTGTTCCCAGAATCATATTGTAggtgatatcttcaacaattgtaaaaatattCCTGAAACAATAACCATTATTGCAGATATGAGCTTTGGAAAGTTTGTATCTGATTCTTAAAGGGTTATTATTGGCTGTGTAAAgtttctcttttgttttgtcacaatatttagtaggaaCAACTCCTTCTCTAATAATATTCTGGTCAGCACCCGAATCAACTAACGCCATTATGTTGGTTTTGAAGTTACCGATAACCAGAGTTACattaacatgccatttttgataattcatttcttggatgacttttatggaattattttctgaattctGTTCCGGATTTTCCCAGTTGTTAACTTCTGTATTATTGTCCATGATAGAAAGTCTTGTTTCTAATTCAAAATCCTTTTCTTTAAGTCTAtaaaattcttcattaatttgttttttaagattattaatttcactctgaaggtcttttgtagttatttgttttgatatactttgataaggatatttatCCCATAGTTTGTTTAGGCTGAAATCTTCTTTTATATTAACCTTTTTAGAAGTAGATGGCTCTTCAAGGATTAAGTCTTTTAACTTGTTAAGATAATCATCCCTAGTTTCAGTGTCAGGGATTTGGTGAAGGAGATCAAGAATAACTTCCTTCTTTTCTTTAGAAATGGTATTGATGCAaattttgcaaatatctttttcattttcaataCTACTATGGTAATTACTACTTCCAGAggtgttttgaatttcttcaatttctgacTCACTTTCAGAAATGGAGGaactattttcttctcttagaaggttattaatctgtttacttagtagtctaatgtttttatttcttttcttccaacatCGTTCTTCGGTGTGACCCATCTTTTTgcaatattcacattttatcttATCCCCGTCCTTTTCTTTAGttggtttgaattttctttttggtctTGTAAACTTACTTCGTGACGTTCTATAATAATCATGCTTTTGAGtatctttcttgaattttctgatttttcttttgtttttagaCGAAGGAGCCTCAATTTTTTCTATTCCAAACATTTCGCAGAAACACCCTAATTCGTTTTTGGCATTTTGTTTGTCCTTcctatatttgttttgtatttttatttccatacaaaTGGCTAATCCTTCATtttgataaaagcaaataattgaccaaaagttatattttcaaaagggatattttcagaatcaatatcatctttaagtttttgtattattctttcactaaaCAATTTGGGAAACTCTTCCACATCCGTTCATTCTGGTGCGGACTCGTTCTTGGAAGATTTAATGGAGAAATTTAGCGGCCCAGAAGAGGCAATGAAGGCCTTCGCCATGTTTACGGCGATGATGGGGCAGACTAGGACACCCGCTGCAACAACCTCCGTACCACCGCCCGTCCTTCCTGAAGTTTCAGCGACTCCAGGCGACATTATACCTACGATTACAAAATCGACCACCGCTGCAGTTCAGCAAAACGCCCTGCATGATGAAGGAGCAAGGGGTGAGACAGATCTAATAGCTGGGTTGGAACAGTTGATGGTCGACGACCAGAGGTTAGCATCTATgtttgagggggaaaccccagttATTTCCGTTGGAGTTTCTgcgggggaaacccctgttggcGTAgaggttgttgagggggaagCCCCTGGTATTTCTGATGATACTGTTGGTACGGGGGAAACCCCTAATTTGTCTGTTACTGGTACAGAAGAGGGGGCAACCCCTAGTGTTGGTgtagagggggaaaccccagttGGAGAGTTGGAGGGGGCGACCCCTGGTATTCTTGAAGAGTTTGCTGGGGAAAAAACCCTTGAAAGTGTCGAGGGCGGCGATGAGGAAAGAAGTTAAAGGAGTGAGGACagagatggagaagatgagggcAGAAGTCAGGGAAGTCAGGGAGGAGATTGTGGCCCTTCGGGGTAGTGTGACAATGGTAGTGGAACAATCGGCAGTCCACTGTGATCAGTTGGCGGAAGCCGTCGaactgatgatgatgatgactaaATCGATGAAGGAGCACTTTATCGTTCCCCAGGCGGATCCACCTACTAGACCCAGCTCGATGTCCACCCAGCCTGGTCAAGGAAATAAGCCTTATCAGGTTGATATAGATGTTGATCAAGACAAGTTTGGTCTTGGTAATGGTGAGGCTCTTGAGCTTGCCAATCCTCAGTTGACCATGTAGGGAAGTGGTGCCTTGCCTCGGAAGGGTAGGTAATGACTGTAACGGTCAAGTTGGTATGTCGGTGGGTGAAAGatcaggtttgtgcaggtgtcgtttcaagcagagggtgtatcctactgatcagtatggaagtccctgctaatcctgaacctggtatcaataatcctcaacccacttctactgtctagtatagtggacgtaagggtcgaatcccacagagatgaatgcgttttgggaattgtggtgatatcctggaaaggtttggttagctaccacgctttgggttgagacttatataggctggaatttaaggtggtactctactgactaggaggtgggaaaggtgttggacaggcggctgtgtacgtgtgagtggggaacatgatgttCGGCTAATAAATGTAGAAAGTACGAGTATACTATAAAagggctaaacggaatatcagagggaaagaggtagttaggtgactaggcctacaggtctgaaaagtaacagctggaaagtaaggaaaagtaaaggacaaaagtaaaaagttgttaaaaaacaaaagtggtcccaaacttggatggagatgttgtctCCTTCAACACAAATCAAATTAGATCAgcaaaaccagattcatcaccatataaacac carries:
- the LOC121781499 gene encoding uncharacterized protein LOC121781499, which translates into the protein MPIGMSPYRLVFGKMCHLPVGLEHREYWAVNEINMNPQACEEERKLQLQELSRLKLMPGKIKSKWIGPHTIVGLRANGAVEIQGGASNSVHFLVNGHRVKVFRDNSEQCVVDKVPLRALPDIS